atatatattttgttagagTCTAAAAACTGCAATAGCAACATCTGGCGCTTCTTGAGCACCATATTGATTTGCAAATCGCATGCGGTGCTCCATAAAGTGGAACGTGCAAAGGAGATACTCGACGAAGCCTTGATTGTGGCAAACAGCTTAAATAGTCCCGCTTTGGTTACTTTTGTCGAGAATTGTCGTCTCATGAACGAAGCGGAATTGTCGCTGAAGAAACGCACACAATCCATGGAATCGGTGCGCAGGCGTAAGAGTAAAATATCAATTGAAAGCCACAACTCACAACTATCACAACAGAGCAATGAAACGAATGAAAGCTCGAATGAacctatttaaaaaacaaaaatcggtaaaacaaaaattctaaaaacaaaatcaatatttacACTGTACAAAAAAGTAATTGTGGTATTATGCATACAGTTGTACccatttgaacaaaaaaatcacaTCTTATTATATATTGTACATTTCTTGCGTCGAATATTgcttacaataataaatataacagtACTTCATCAAAAATTACTTTGAAGAAACGGATGGTTTTAGTTTGAATATTCATAGTAAGGCGCTTCGGAACATTTAAGCTTTGGGAGCGGCCCTTGTGGCAATATTCACttcccaaaaaattaataaattaaatgaaatcaaattgTATTTcgatattgtttatttgttaaagaaatccatatatattatttaaatttttgtattaataggTAAGTGCTTGTCTCATTTTACTAGATGATTGCTTAAATCAATGCTGTCATATACTTAAAATGTTAACAATacttaaatttatgttttctttttctttttcatttatttatttgttatttatttgtttttttttttgttttatttttaatataatttggaAGGAATGATTCTGATGAAGAATTAACGAACGGTATCTTAATGTGCTTTTGTGTAGTCTACTATAATAATAAggaacaaaaatacatacaattgtacatacaaactaaaaaacacaatattaaaaaaaatgagaacaaaaaacaaataacaaaaatagtttaattattTGAGGTTAAAGATTCtataaaataagataatatTGGATACTAATGTTCGTTTTGCAATAGTTTGTACCAGAGAACGTACACTACAAAGAAGGTTCGTGGGGTCCATAATGTaggaatatttcattttttaaggGGTACTCGTTATGATTAGAGGATTTCACCAACTATCTAATGTAGATTCTCTGATTTGTACAATTTTAACGGATACTTAAAATAACGGAAcagaataaaaagtaaaatagttGGTTGGTtagtcaaaatataaaaatagtagatattaaaaattttaaaatcagaaaatagtttatttttattagcatCCAACTGCTGATTTATATTGGATCACAAAATTCTAGACAGAAATTATGTTCTAGTTTTCAAAGAAATTACCAAAATacgatttgttttaaaatttttataacttaagTTCGTAAATATAGACGTTTAgatgaattgaaatttaaatttgtgtacGAAAATATTACAatcacaaagcaaaaaaaaattaattaattaaaacaaaacacaaataaaaaaaatttaaatttaaaaaaattaaaaaaattgaaaaaaactaaaaaatcgaaaagtataataaaagttattatttttaagttattttattacttctaagaaacaaaaaatttgaaaaacttaaaagtataaTTTACGATAAAAAAGTCcaacatttttctttgttattttattatatataaaaaattaatattgtattaaaaatataatattttttaatatgtattcatttttgtagtttttctaacttaaaattaatcttagatttttccatatttataaaattgctgaTTAAGAGAAACTACTAATCGGTTTTATTTaaggtttttaatttaatttagattggttttctcaataaataacatattaaaattttttgttttgatttttaatttttaataatttaaattaaaaaaattaattcattaaattatcaaaaacattagtaatcaaaacatttttttagttaatgtattatttattaagaaaccaatttaatttaaattataatattaatatttaaaattttttttttgatttttaattttttcaatttaaattattagttaattttttcgtatttaaattattaattaaaatttaaattaataaaaattaacgatcaaaaaattaattaaaatttatatataaaaattaaaatttttaaaaatttaaatttttttaaatttttttcaaattttcaatttccaaaatttttttgatttttaattttttgaatttaaattattataaatcaaaaatgaaagcaaaattgtaattaattatttaaattaaaaaattagaaatcaaaaaacaaggttttaataattataatttaaattaaattggtttttctttataataatacattaattttaaaattatattttttttgattttaatttttttaatttaaactattaattaatttttaattatttaaattattaattaaaaatttaaattaataaaaattaacgacaaaaaaattaaatttaaattttaaataaaaaaaataaatttttttaaatttttttccaaattacaatttccaaaatttttttgatatttaattttttgaataaaaattattataaatcaaaaatgaaagcaaaattgtaattaattatttaaattaaaaaattagaaatcaaaaaacaaggttttaataattataatttaaattgaattgtttttctgaattaataatatattaattttaaaatttttttgatttcaaatttttttaatcggaattatttttttgataatttcattaattaaatttaaataaaaattaagaaaaaaattaaattagtttcttatttgataagaaaaccaaaattagttttaaattaggAAAacctacaaaaattattaagtaaaaaaaaatgtttttgcaatttttttctccaaaaatgatTAAACATACTTTATTTATAGCTGTTAagtatttctttattaataaaaaaattatttaatttaaaaaaattaaaaaattattaaattgaactaaaaatattatttaacaaatgTCGCtacaaacaataaacaattgaattagtaaataatattaacacTACATTCAATGCTTCAACACACTGCTGAGACTTGCTGGCTAATCACACGCAGTGCGCAAcgataaattatgaaattaagtaacatataaatatatataaaattccaATCTCAATCTCAATTATTAACAGCTAAATGTATAAACTTAATGATTATGTTAATTTGAGTTTAGTAGACgctcattaatttaattatattataattcttcaaatatgcatgctattattttaaactaattcactattttatatatttataaacgcGCGCACACACGTGacagttatttatatatgtacgtgtgcaTGCCGTTACGTATAagttgtacacatacatatacatatgtatagtatgtatgtatttgtttttataaaggAAATTAAAGCTTTGTATGTTTAACGGTGTCCGTCCAGTAGTTTTGTATTGTCATCGCCTCCAGTGAATTGAGAAAGGAGTCATTGTCCAAGCTGTACATCTCATCGGAGTTATCCTGCAAGTCGTCAAAagaaattaactttattaacgCAGCCATTAAAAGCTCATTGCCTCTGTAAACGATTCCTTACACTTACACGCATCGTACTATCATCGATGTAGACACTCGAGTCGGGCTCGCTCAGCGCCTGCGGCTTATTGACGTATCTACGCCGATACAACACTATGCCAATTGTGCCGACCGTGCAACAAACACCGAATATGGTGAAGCAGATGGCTGAGATCGCGCCGGCGTCCAGAAAGTAGGTGCGCTGCAATTAACGGCATTTGATTAGAACGCTCTGAAGTAGCTAAAATTTTAACACCCACCTGTATCGAGAGCGCCTCCGAGGAGATGTTGCCCTCTTCAACGCCACCGAAATCATTGGGCGTCGTGGCTGCACTACGCGTCAGCAGACTTTTGCTGTCCGACGAGTAGTTGATGTAGCGATTGATGTGCTTGTACTCGGCTGAGAGTACTTTCGATTTGCGTGAACGATGTTCGTTTTCGGCACGTCGCAGTTCGTCCTCTTTATTGGCATTCTCCAACGTAAAGGGTATGCGTTGCTGTGTCgttgccgccgccgccgcagcATCGACTGTTGCAGACTCTGTTGGCACCGTGACGACTTCACGATCGATTTCGGTCGCCTGTGGCGCATTGGTCAGCAGTTTGGGCACTGGAAGCGCCGCCGCTACTGCCATAGCGTTCAGCCACTCCAGTGTGTCGGAGTGCATAGAGTCTATGCGCGAGTTCGCGTTGACTGCAGTCGTAGTCGAGTTGTTAGTCAAGGCTTTTGGCGCTTCGAGCGTGCGCGTGGCTTCCGCGGTACTGCTGGGCTCGTGCGCTGCCGCCTTACAATTAACACAGGTTGCATTGCCTCTGcaaatttacacaaatattttatgtattataaaatgaaaagcGATTTCTCAAAATACGCACCTGATCCCATCGCGTTTTCTACTGCTGTTAGTATAGTTGCTCAGCTCTTCATCAGCGCGGTTCAATTTCTGTCTGCTTTCCTCAATAGCGACAGATCGCTGCTCCGCTACGACCGCAGCGACTTGTGGTTCCTCCAAACTTTCTTCATCCGCAAGCCCCTTTGGCTCTTCTATGGTTTTATTGTAACTCTCTGCAGATCGTTTATACTCACCCTCTTCTGCTGTTGGCCGGTCATCGTTTTCTACAATGTTCTCTTTTTCGTGCTCGGAAGTGTCCTCTATCTCACTAAAGGCTGCCTCAACTTGCTTCGTGTCTACATCTTCAGAGACCAGCTCTTCATCTGTACTGCCGGCATTGTCGTTAAGTTGTTGCTGTATTATTGGTGCCACAACTGCGTCTGATTCTGTATTTTTATTGGACGTAGTCACTAGTACAGCTGGTGTTGTTGTGGACCACTCTAAACTCGTCGTCGTCTGGTGTAGTTTTGTCACCGCTTTCACGGATTTACTGTCTTGATTGTACTCTAAGGAAATCTCTTGGCTtggatatgtatgtacgagGGTTATGCTCAGAAGGATAGCTAGAGATTTTAGGGGAATATTTAATTtcgatgttttttttatatattcagaGATTACTCACTACTCAATGTTGTTATCCAGAACCAATGTGACCACCAGTAGAAGGTCATGATGCTACGCGTTGTCTGATTTTGACGTGGAAtgctaaaaataaagataaattaatttaaatttatatcttAAGAACTTCAGGTGTCAATAACATTATTGTCTATGGGAAATATTTCTTTGGTTGAACATAAACCAATGAAAAACGTTTGCAAAGTCGTCCGAAGTTTTTTCATAAGAACTCAT
The DNA window shown above is from Bactrocera tryoni isolate S06 chromosome 4, CSIRO_BtryS06_freeze2, whole genome shotgun sequence and carries:
- the LOC120775009 gene encoding uncharacterized protein LOC120775009 isoform X1; translation: MTFYWWSHWFWITTLSTILLSITLVHTYPSQEISLEYNQDSKSVKAVTKLHQTTTSLEWSTTTPAVLVTTSNKNTESDAVVAPIIQQQLNDNAGSTDEELVSEDVDTKQVEAAFSEIEDTSEHEKENIVENDDRPTAEEGEYKRSAESYNKTIEEPKGLADEESLEEPQVAAVVAEQRSVAIEESRQKLNRADEELSNYTNSSRKRDGIRGNATCVNCKAAAHEPSSTAEATRTLEAPKALTNNSTTTAVNANSRIDSMHSDTLEWLNAMAVAAALPVPKLLTNAPQATEIDREVVTVPTESATVDAAAAAATTQQRIPFTLENANKEDELRRAENEHRSRKSKVLSAEYKHINRYINYSSDSKSLLTRSAATTPNDFGGVEEGNISSEALSIQRTYFLDAGAISAICFTIFGVCCTVGTIGIVLYRRRYVNKPQALSEPDSSVYIDDSTMRLISFDDLQDNSDEMYSLDNDSFLNSLEAMTIQNYWTDTVKHTKL
- the LOC120775009 gene encoding uncharacterized protein LOC120775009 isoform X3 is translated as MTFYWWSHWFWITTLSTILLSITLVHTYPSQEISLEYNQDSKSVKAVTKLHQTTTSLEWSTTTPAVLVTTSNKNTESDAVVAPIIQQQLNDNAGSTDEELVSEDVDTKQVEAAFSEIEDTSEHEKENIVENDDRPTAEEGEYKRSAESYNKTIEEPKGLADEESLEEPQVAAVVAEQRSVAIEESRQKLNRADEELSNYTNSSRKRDGIRGNATCVNCKAAAHEPSSTAEATRTLEAPKALTNNSTTTAVNANSRIDSMHSDTLEWLNAMAVAAALPVPKLLTNAPQATEIDREVVTVPTESATVDAAAAAATTQQRIPFTLENANKEDELRRAENEHRSRKSKVLSAEYKHINRYINYSSDSKSLLTRSAATTPNDFGGVEEGNISSEALSIQRTYFLDAGAISAICFTIFGVCCTVGTIGIVLYRRRYVNKPQALSEPDSSVYIDDSTMRDNSDEMYSLDNDSFLNSLEAMTIQNYWTDTVKHTKL
- the LOC120775009 gene encoding uncharacterized protein LOC120775009 isoform X2, translated to MTFYWWSHWFWITTLSTILLSITLVHTYPSQEISLEYNQDSKSVKAVTKLHQTTTSLEWSTTTPAVLVTTSNKNTESDAVVAPIIQQQLNDNAGSTDEELVSEDVDTKQVEAAFSEIEDTSEHEKENIVENDDRPTAEEGEYKRSAESYNKTIEEPKGLADEESLEEPQVAAVVAEQRSVAIEESRQKLNRADEELSNYTNSSRKRDGIRGNATCVNCKAAAHEPSSTAEATRTLEAPKALTNNSTTTAVNANSRIDSMHSDTLEWLNAMAVAAALPVPKLLTNAPQATEIDREVVTVPTESATVDAAAAAATTQQRIPFTLENANKEDELRRAENEHRSRKSKVLSAEYKHINRYINYSSDSKSLLTRSAATTPNDFGGVEEGNISSEALSIQRTYFLDAGAISAICFTIFGVCCTVGTIGIVLYRRRYVNKPQALSEPDSSVYIDDSTMRVSDNSDEMYSLDNDSFLNSLEAMTIQNYWTDTVKHTKL